A genome region from Trachemys scripta elegans isolate TJP31775 chromosome 2, CAS_Tse_1.0, whole genome shotgun sequence includes the following:
- the LOC117871733 gene encoding coiled-coil domain-containing protein 201-like has protein sequence MSEEEDSFLNVKRSLKKAVVKHSTPVDSMFSQTMLSLVDMTNQSIREQNISKRVYGSPMPKSSFQKQASSQEQLMHLDKLISQVTFPRKLSTVLDPEESSEEMSLSSWAAVPRRRLSTVLASEEPSEEPSFKTMVPPIVSAAVEVPAEPSKKTAKVTSKGVFAWLVTEIPGIKDPTVRKRRKRKLEKKLLEAKQREWELRQLKNIEEATRHELTIEEV, from the exons ATGTCAGAGGAAGAAGATTCTTTCTTAAATGTCAAAAGATCTTTGAAAAAGGCAGTAGTGAAACATAGCACTCCGGTGGATTCAATGTTCTCCCAAACTATGTTATCTCTGGTGGATATGACGAATCAATCTATCAGAGAACAAAACATAAGTAAGAGAGTCTATGGGTCTCCAATGCCAAAATCATCTTTCCAGAAACAAGCATCGTCCCAAGAACAACTAATGCACCTTGACAAGCTCATTTCTCAAGTCACTTTTCCAAGAAAGCTTTCCACAGTATTGGACCCAGAGGAATCAAGTGAAGAGATGAGCCTCAGCTCTTGGGCTGCAGTTCCTAGAAGAAGACTTTCAACAGTGTTGGCTTCAGAGGAACCCAGTGAAGAGCCAAGCTTCAAGACAATGGTTCCCCCTATAGTAAGTGCAGCAGTTGAAGTCCCTGCTGAACCATCTAAGAAGACAGCCAAAGTAACTTCTAAAGGTGTATTTGCATGGCTGGTTACTGAAATTCCTGGGATAAAAGATCCCACagtaagaaaaagaagaaaaaggaagcttgaaaaaaaacttttg gaAGCAAAACAACGAGAATGGGAATTACGTCAACTTAAAAATATCGAAGAGGCGACTAGACATGAGCTGACAATTGAAGAAGTCTGA